In the Saccharococcus thermophilus genome, TTTGGATAAATGGAATGATGGGCAGAATGTTGCGATAGATCAGCAGAAGAAGCATTACGTGACACAAAGAAGCATGCCAAATTTAGCAAAAAAAAGCGCGAATCAACCGCCTCGTTTAGAAGAAGCGTTTGACTGGTCGAAATATCCGTCCATGGAGGTCGTCGCGACAGGATATACAGCGGGAGTAGAGTCAACGGGAAAAACACCGGATCATCCGGAATACGGGATTACCTATTCCGGTGTGCGGGTAAAGCGGGATTTATATTCAACGATTGCCGCTGACCTAGATATTTTTCCAATCGGTACGATTTTGTTCATTCCTGGATATGGGTATGGAGTTGTCGCGGACAAAGGTGGAGCGATTAAAGGTCATCGCATTGACTTATATTATGATACGGTAGAGGATGTATACAAATATTGGGGGAAAAAGAAAATACAAGTATATATCGTCAAAAAAGGCAATGGGACGCTTTCGGAAGAAGAGTTAAAACAACTGAATGAGGATGAAACGATGCAAGTGTTTCGACAGCAATATTTGCAATCGAAAAGCTAAGGGCGGACAAGCACCGCCCTTTATTTTGTTAGCAAAGGGTCTTGCCCGTCGTCAGGCGGAAAAACGGACGGATGCAGCAAAGCTGCCAGTTTTTGCAGACCAGCTAAAAGCCGTGGGGAAGGACGGCAATAAAGTGATTCCTCGAGTATATAAATGCGGTCGGTGCGGATGGCGTCGACGTTTTCAGCCTCGAGTCTCTGTTTTACCGCCTCTTTGTTCATTTTCTTTGTCTGCACGCCGACCCAAACAAGACAAATATGCGAAGGATTGCGCTTTACTACTTCGTCCCAGTCCGTTTGCACGTTGGCTTGCGGTATGTCGGCAAAAATATTGCTTCCTCCCGCCAATTGGCTTATTTCACTAAGCCAGTTTGTTTTGCCCGGAGTGAAAATCGGTTTCGGCCACCATTCCCAATAAAGCTTTGCCGGCTGCGCAACGATATCCGCAAGCTGGCGGTATTGCTCGATGAAAGAGCGGTAGCGGTGAACCACTTCGCTTGCCTTTGCTTTTTGGCCAAGTGCTTCGCCAAGCAGAAGTAAATCATTAGCGATATCCTCCAATGAATTTGGCGCAAAAACGAGATGTGGAATATTTCGCTTTTGCAGCTCTGCTATGTTCCTTTCCATGCCGGGAACACTTAATGATGCCAGTACTAAATCGGGTTTCAGCGCTTCGACTTTGTCCATATCGATATGCAAGTCCGGGCCGACCCTTGGCAAATGGGTAATGGAAGGCGGCCAGTCCGAGTAGTTATCGACTGCGACCAAATGGTCAAGCATCTCCAGGTAGGCGAGCAATTCCGTGTTGCTCGGACAAATCGAAATCAGCCTCATCGTGATTCTCCTTTCCATTTCTGCTATCAACACGCCTTATGACTTTCTCTCTTTTTTCATTCCACATGCTTTTTACGGTTTCCTTTTGCTGTGAAAAAGTATTTTTTAGCATATCGAAATAATAGTTGCATTTCGATATAATGAAAAGGAAAATAGATGCAAACGAGGAGAGATGATATGATGTTTACGGTGAAGCAGCAACTGTCTTTCGATACGGTGCATGAGGCGCTGGTGATTGGCGTTTTTGAAAAAAACCAGCCGCTAGACGGCATTGTCGCTGAATATGATCGCCGCCTTGGCGGGCAGCTGTCTGTGATGTTCAAAGAAGGAGACATTTCCGCTAAGAAAAAACAAATTTCCTACGTACATACGTTAAATCAAACGGGAGCAAAACGGCTGTATTTTGTCGGCTTGGGCAAAAAGGAAGCATTGACGTTTGATGGGCTGCGCGAAGCGTTCGGCAAGCTGTTTAAAACGTTAAAACAAGCAAAGCGGACGGAGGTAGCTGTTGTTTTGGATACATTTGTAACGGACGATATCGACCAAAACGAAGCGGCCCACGCGCTCTCCGAAGCGTATTATCTTGCCACTTACGAATTTCTTGGATATAAGCAAAAAAAGAACGAACCGGAAAAACGGATAGAGACGATGACGATTTACACAGAAGCGGACGCAGCCGAAGTCGAAGCAAGTCTCTTTGTCGGTTCGGTATATGGCAAAGCGACCAATTCGGCGCGCACACTCGTTAATACGCCAAGCAATTTGTTGACGGCGGCTGATTTAGCGGAATATGCGGTAGAATTAGCGAAAAAATATGAGTTTGAATATGAAATTCTCGAAAAAGAAGAAATGGAACGGCTCGGAATGGGAGCGTTTCTCGCTGTCAATCAAGGATCGAAAAACCCGCCAAAAATGATCGTTCTTAAGTACCAAGGAAAAGAACAATGGAAAAACGTCATTGGCCTTGTCGGAAAAGGGGTGACATTTGATACAGGCGGCTACAGTCTTAAACCGCGCGAAAGCATGGTCGATATGAAAACCGATATGGCTGGCGCCGCCGCGGTGCTCGGCGCGATGGAGATTATCGGGGAGCTTCGCCCGGAACAAAACGTGATTGCCGTCATTCCTGCTACCGACAATATGATCAGCGGAGAAGCGTTTAAACCGGATGATGTCATTACCTCCATGAGTGGAAAAACGATCGAAGTGAAAAATACGGATGCCGAAGGACGACTCATTTTGGCTGATGCCATTACTTATGCGAAGCACCATGGCGCCAACTATTTAATCGATGTGGCAACGCTGACCGGCGGTGTGATCGTCGCGCTTGGTGTGCATACGACGGGGGCGATGACGAACAATGAGGCATTATTTGAGCAGCTGCTCGAAGCATCGGCAGAAACAGGAGAATTTATTTGGCGCCTGCCGATTACCGAAAAAGATAAAGAACGCGTGCGCAGCAGCAAAATCGCCGATCTCAATAACTCGCCGGGTCGGGAAGGACATGCGATCATGGGCGGAGCGTTTCTCGGTGAATTTGCCGAAGATACGCCATGGGTGCATCTCGATATTGCCGGAACGTCGGTGGCGGCGAAAGATGATGATCTAGGGCCATCGGGTGCGACCGGGGTGATGGTGCGCACGCTGGCGACATTTGTAGAGCGGTTTGAATAAGATGTTGGAAACCGAAGCCTCTTTGTGTGGCTTCGGTTTGTTTTTGGACGCTATATGTACACATTGTTAAGATAATGTAAATTTAATGTAAATTTTTTTAAACTTTTGTTGTGAATTCGACATTAATTGATAAAATAAAACGGGTGGCATGAGTTCCATCAGTTCAAAATCAATGGGGGTTTTCACAATGATCTTTTCGCCAAAAAAAGATGTCTTCTTTGATTTATTATTTACGATTTCGGAAAACGTGAAAGAGGCGGCACAATACTTTGTAGAGTATAAAATTAACAATGTCAGCGATTTAAAAGAATTCGCCCGCGTGATGAAAGAGTATGAACGCAAGGGAGATTCTTATATTCATGAACTCGTTGTTGAGTTAAATAAAACATTTATCACGCCAATTGAACGGGAAGATATTCATCAACTAGCAATGAAAATGGACGATGTATTAGACGGATTGGAACAATGTTCAGCCCGTTTTGAGATGTTCTCGTTTACCGAAATTGATGACCATATGGTGAAGTTTTTCGATAACATTTATCAAAGCACGATTGAAATCACCCAAGCCTTGGAGTTGCTATCCCATAAAAAACTTCTTGAGATGCGGAAACATGCTATTAAAATTAAGGATTATGAAACGAAGTGCGATGAAATTTTACGGGCTTCGATTAAAAATTTATTTGTTGAGCAAAAAGACCCAGTGAAAATTATTCAATATAAAGAGCTGTATGAAATGCTTGAGGAAATCGCCGATAGCTGTGAGGATGTAGCAAATACGATTGAAACGATCATCATGCGCAACGCATAAAAGGAGATATCGTCTTTATGGATATGGTATTGGTATTTACGGTTTTGATTGTTATTTTTGCATTGGCGTTTGATTTTATCAACGGATTTCATGACACTGCCAATGCCATTGCCACATCGGTATCCACACGGGCGCTTTCGCCGCGAAAAGCGATCATTTTGGCGGCGTCGATGAACTTTATCGGTGCGTTGACCTTTACTGGGGTGGCGAAAACGATTACAAAAGACATTGTCGATCCATTCGCATTGGATAATGGTTCTGTCATCATTTTAGCAGCGTTGATCGCTGCGATCGCGTGGAATTTAATCACTTGGTATTATGGCATTCCAAGCAGTTCTTCGCATGCGTTAATCGGTTCGGTGGCGGGAGCTGCGGTTTCGGCCGCTGGATTCGATGTGTTGCATTATAAAGGTTTTCTTAAAATTTTGGAATCGTTGATTATCTCGCCATTTCTAGCGCTAGCGGTAGGCTTTGCCATTATGAGCCTGTTCCGTTTCATCTTTAAAAATGCCAACTTGACCCGTACGACGAAAGGGTTTCGCATGTTCCAAGTCGTAACGGCAGCGTTGCAATCCTTTACACACGGAACAAACGATGCACAAAAGACGATGGGAATTATCACGATGGCGCTGATCGCCGCCAAATATCATACATCCGACAATATTCCGGAATGGGTGCGGATCGCCGCTGCACTTTCAATGGGGCTTGGAACATCGATTGGCGGTTGGAAAATTATTAAAACGGTTGGCGGCAAGATTATGAAAATCCGCCCTGTCAACGGCGCCGCTGCCGATTTATCGTCTGCGCTCGTCATTTTCTCGGCTACCCTTCTTCAGTTGCCAGTTAGTACGACCCATGTCATCTCTTCGTCGATTATGGGAGTTGGTGCGGCGCAGCGCGTGAGAGGCGTAAAATGGGGAGTCGCACAGCGCATTGTGTTGACATGGATCATTACGTTGCCTGTTTCGGCGTTGATTGCCGGATTTGTATATCAAATTTTAAAACTATTTTTCTAAATAAAGAAGCGCGCATATCCAAAGGGAATGCGCGCTTTATTCATGAGAAGAAGAGCATCCATGAACAGGGAATTAGGCGACATGTTGATAATAGGAAGCCGATTTACGGATGGCGCGATACATACGTGGTGCCATCACTCCAGCTACGATCGATAAAATAATGTCTTTCGGAAGAGGCACCATCATCCATTCCCATGCCATGCCGTAGGAAAATCCTTTTGGTGCTGCTGCCCACCATTTATAAGCGACATACATCCAGTTCGTACCGACGACATAGTTAATGACCATTCCGACTAACGCCGCAACGATAAAGCGGGCAGTAGACGGATTGCCTTTTCCCCGTTCAATGATCCAGCCGGTAGCATATGCAGCAAAAATGAAAGAGATAATAAAACCGAATGTCGGGCGAACAATGCTGCCAAAGCCGCCGCCAAACTGAGCAAACACCGGAGCACCGACCACCCCGACTAACATATATACAATCATCGCCATGGCGCCGAGCCGCCGTCCTAAAACAGCTCCAGCGAGCACGCAGAAAAACGTTTGCAAGGTAATCGGAACACCGCCGATGACCAAAAACGGCGCCCATGATGTAATGTTGGCACCAATCGCCATTAACGCGGCAAACATTCCGATCAATGTAATATCAATCGCTCGCCATTTCGGACGTTTTGTTTCCATATGTAAACCCCCTTATTATTTATGTTAACATAACAAAATCGTATCGAACAATAAGAGGGATGTCAACTATATTTTTTTCGCCATGCGCATAATAAAAAGAAAGCGGTATGATGATTATTCGCAAAGAAAGGAGAAAAGGCATGAAATTTGCGGAGCAAGAGCAGGAGATCAAGCAGGCAAGCAAAAAGGGAGCAAACGAAGATATCATTCATGTAAGCAAAAATGATGATGGGTACGATTTGCGCGATGCGGCGGAAATTGGAAAAAAACAGCCGTTTGACGAAAATGGAAACGCGTAATGCGATGAATGGAGTGAGAAAAGGGGCTCACCTTTGCATGAGGTGCCACCCGCTCATATTCACAAGAATTAAGTAGAAAGAAATATATTCCAACGAAGGCCGATGACGAGCTGACAGCATGAAAACGCGCCTGGCGGGGGAGATAAAGTGAAGCGGATGCCGTCGGGATTAAAATAAAGATCGACTTTCGATTTAATTCCAAGCGATTGGATCATCCGGCTGACTTCCTTTGTTTTTCCTTCTTGTGCCGCTGCCATGACGCTAGTGGCGAACGACTTCGATTCCGCTAGTTTTTTTAAAATGATGCTGGCATCGTTCATCAATCTTTGTGCGGTCGCCGCCGATTTGGAAAAAAGAGCAGGATTTACCGGTGGATATTGCCTGACAATATATTGGGGAGGGAATGCAGGGTAAAACATCACGGTGTTACTCCTCCTTGTTGATCATTTCTATACTACTATATGTATAAAATGGGAAAAGGAGCGAAATTCTTTTGAATTTCGCTCCTTCTACATGAAATAACGAACGAACAAATAGGCGTGGGAAAGCAACAGAGCAATCAACGTCAACGGTGCGCCAATTTTCAGGAAATCCATATAGCTGAACCCATGTCCTTCGCGCGAAGCGATGCCGGCGACGATGACGTTCGCAGAGGCGCCGATTAATGTGCCGTTTCCACCGAGACAGGCTCCTAAGGACAATGCCCACCATAATACTTCAATTTGCGCGGCATCCGGCGATAATCCCATGCCAACAGCCATGTCTTTAATCAATGGAATCATGGTGGCGACAAACGGAATGTTATCGATCGTGGCAGAGGCAATGCCCGATAGCCAAAGGATAAAATACGCCGCGACGGAAATATCGCCGCTGGTGATTTCGAGCACTTTTTCCGCTAAACTTTTTATAAGGCCGATGTCCACCAGCCCGCCGACTAAGATGAATAAGCCAGCAAAAAAGAAAATGGTTACCCATTCCACCGAGGCGAATACATCTTCGATTTCATGTTCCGGCACTGCGATCAACATTAAAATGACAGCGCCTGCCATCGCGATGACGGCAGCATCAACATGGATGACCGAATGAAGGACAAAGCCCAAAATCGTCAGTGCCAATATGGATACGG is a window encoding:
- a CDS encoding cobalamin-binding protein, which gives rise to MRLISICPSNTELLAYLEMLDHLVAVDNYSDWPPSITHLPRVGPDLHIDMDKVEALKPDLVLASLSVPGMERNIAELQKRNIPHLVFAPNSLEDIANDLLLLGEALGQKAKASEVVHRYRSFIEQYRQLADIVAQPAKLYWEWWPKPIFTPGKTNWLSEISQLAGGSNIFADIPQANVQTDWDEVVKRNPSHICLVWVGVQTKKMNKEAVKQRLEAENVDAIRTDRIYILEESLYCRPSPRLLAGLQKLAALLHPSVFPPDDGQDPLLTK
- a CDS encoding leucyl aminopeptidase, producing the protein MFTVKQQLSFDTVHEALVIGVFEKNQPLDGIVAEYDRRLGGQLSVMFKEGDISAKKKQISYVHTLNQTGAKRLYFVGLGKKEALTFDGLREAFGKLFKTLKQAKRTEVAVVLDTFVTDDIDQNEAAHALSEAYYLATYEFLGYKQKKNEPEKRIETMTIYTEADAAEVEASLFVGSVYGKATNSARTLVNTPSNLLTAADLAEYAVELAKKYEFEYEILEKEEMERLGMGAFLAVNQGSKNPPKMIVLKYQGKEQWKNVIGLVGKGVTFDTGGYSLKPRESMVDMKTDMAGAAAVLGAMEIIGELRPEQNVIAVIPATDNMISGEAFKPDDVITSMSGKTIEVKNTDAEGRLILADAITYAKHHGANYLIDVATLTGGVIVALGVHTTGAMTNNEALFEQLLEASAETGEFIWRLPITEKDKERVRSSKIADLNNSPGREGHAIMGGAFLGEFAEDTPWVHLDIAGTSVAAKDDDLGPSGATGVMVRTLATFVERFE
- a CDS encoding biotin transporter BioY, giving the protein METKRPKWRAIDITLIGMFAALMAIGANITSWAPFLVIGGVPITLQTFFCVLAGAVLGRRLGAMAMIVYMLVGVVGAPVFAQFGGGFGSIVRPTFGFIISFIFAAYATGWIIERGKGNPSTARFIVAALVGMVINYVVGTNWMYVAYKWWAAAPKGFSYGMAWEWMMVPLPKDIILSIVAGVMAPRMYRAIRKSASYYQHVA
- a CDS encoding inorganic phosphate transporter produces the protein MDMVLVFTVLIVIFALAFDFINGFHDTANAIATSVSTRALSPRKAIILAASMNFIGALTFTGVAKTITKDIVDPFALDNGSVIILAALIAAIAWNLITWYYGIPSSSSHALIGSVAGAAVSAAGFDVLHYKGFLKILESLIISPFLALAVGFAIMSLFRFIFKNANLTRTTKGFRMFQVVTAALQSFTHGTNDAQKTMGIITMALIAAKYHTSDNIPEWVRIAAALSMGLGTSIGGWKIIKTVGGKIMKIRPVNGAAADLSSALVIFSATLLQLPVSTTHVISSSIMGVGAAQRVRGVKWGVAQRIVLTWIITLPVSALIAGFVYQILKLFF
- a CDS encoding 3D domain-containing protein → MFLIKNIIRRMTMSLLFVIALLTTFQSISGVEAEVILNKFYDVSSLYPTSYHFLDKWNDGQNVAIDQQKKHYVTQRSMPNLAKKSANQPPRLEEAFDWSKYPSMEVVATGYTAGVESTGKTPDHPEYGITYSGVRVKRDLYSTIAADLDIFPIGTILFIPGYGYGVVADKGGAIKGHRIDLYYDTVEDVYKYWGKKKIQVYIVKKGNGTLSEEELKQLNEDETMQVFRQQYLQSKS
- a CDS encoding DUF47 domain-containing protein, encoding MIFSPKKDVFFDLLFTISENVKEAAQYFVEYKINNVSDLKEFARVMKEYERKGDSYIHELVVELNKTFITPIEREDIHQLAMKMDDVLDGLEQCSARFEMFSFTEIDDHMVKFFDNIYQSTIEITQALELLSHKKLLEMRKHAIKIKDYETKCDEILRASIKNLFVEQKDPVKIIQYKELYEMLEEIADSCEDVANTIETIIMRNA